In Patescibacteria group bacterium, one DNA window encodes the following:
- the ftsH gene encoding ATP-dependent zinc metalloprotease FtsH encodes MKNLAKNFIIAVIVFLVITGIFSTLTLSAKKVENIDLQKFVEQINAGDIQKISIEGDKLNITLTSGNLETLRKETNETLGEVFKNYNADPEKIKSISIEVKEESGWSYWLNALLPFLLPLIVVIALIYYMMRQVQGANTKAMSFGQSGAREAPKNSKNRVTFKDVAGVKEAKEELWEVVEFLKNSKKFMQLGAKIPKGVLLMGSPGTGKTLLAKAVAGEANVPFFSISGSEFVEMFVGVGAARVRDLFQKAKKSAPCIIFIDELDAVGRQRGTGLGGSHDEREQTLNQILVEMDGFEANSGVIILAATNRPDVLDPALLRPGRFDRRVILDEPDINDREAILKIHTKGKPIATDVNLRKIAERTPGFSGADLANLLNEAAILSARRNKTQIGMDEIRESVEKVMLGPERKSHLLSDKERNITAYHEAGHALVAHELPHADPVHKVSIISRGRAAGYTLKLPTEDKHLHSRSEFIDDLAVMLAGHTVEKEIFGEVTTGASSDLRQATRLARRLITEFGMSEKLGARTFGEKEEMIFLGREIHEQRDYSEKVAETIDQEINHLISEAAKTALEIIRKKKNKLEEIVKILLEKETIEKEAFEAIFK; translated from the coding sequence ATGAAAAACCTTGCCAAAAATTTTATCATCGCCGTCATTGTATTCCTTGTCATCACGGGAATTTTTAGCACTCTGACTTTGTCCGCGAAAAAAGTGGAAAATATTGACCTGCAAAAATTTGTGGAACAAATTAACGCCGGCGATATCCAAAAAATTTCTATCGAAGGAGACAAATTAAACATTACCCTAACCAGCGGTAATCTTGAAACTCTGCGCAAAGAAACAAATGAAACCTTGGGCGAAGTTTTTAAAAATTACAACGCTGATCCGGAAAAAATAAAAAGTATCAGCATTGAAGTTAAAGAAGAATCGGGCTGGAGTTATTGGCTGAACGCCCTTCTCCCCTTTCTCCTCCCACTGATTGTCGTCATAGCTTTAATTTATTATATGATGCGCCAAGTTCAGGGGGCGAACACCAAAGCCATGAGCTTTGGCCAATCCGGCGCGAGAGAAGCTCCAAAAAATTCCAAAAATCGCGTGACTTTTAAAGATGTGGCTGGTGTCAAAGAAGCCAAGGAAGAACTTTGGGAAGTAGTTGAATTTTTAAAAAATTCAAAAAAATTCATGCAGCTTGGAGCGAAAATTCCCAAAGGAGTTTTATTGATGGGTTCGCCAGGCACGGGAAAAACTTTACTCGCCAAGGCCGTGGCTGGAGAAGCCAATGTTCCGTTTTTTAGCATCTCCGGTTCTGAATTTGTGGAAATGTTTGTCGGCGTGGGCGCGGCGAGAGTTCGCGATCTTTTCCAAAAAGCGAAAAAAAGCGCGCCATGCATAATTTTTATTGACGAACTCGACGCCGTCGGCCGACAACGCGGCACGGGATTGGGCGGAAGCCACGACGAACGCGAACAAACTCTAAACCAAATACTGGTAGAGATGGACGGCTTTGAAGCAAACTCCGGAGTCATTATTTTAGCCGCCACAAATCGTCCCGATGTTTTGGATCCAGCGCTTTTGCGCCCTGGCAGATTTGACCGACGGGTAATTTTAGATGAACCAGATATCAACGACCGTGAAGCAATTTTGAAAATTCATACTAAAGGAAAACCCATCGCCACGGATGTTAATTTAAGAAAAATTGCCGAGCGGACGCCTGGTTTTTCCGGCGCCGACCTCGCAAACCTCTTAAACGAAGCAGCGATTCTTTCCGCCCGACGGAACAAAACTCAAATTGGCATGGATGAAATCAGAGAAAGCGTAGAAAAAGTTATGCTTGGACCAGAAAGAAAAAGCCATCTTTTATCAGATAAAGAAAGAAATATTACTGCCTACCATGAAGCAGGCCACGCCCTCGTGGCCCACGAATTACCACATGCCGATCCGGTCCATAAAGTGTCTATCATTTCTCGCGGCCGCGCCGCTGGCTATACTTTAAAACTTCCGACAGAAGATAAACACTTGCACAGCCGCTCTGAGTTTATTGATGACCTTGCCGTAATGCTCGCTGGCCACACCGTGGAAAAAGAAATTTTTGGTGAAGTCACGACCGGTGCTTCGTCCGACTTGCGCCAAGCTACGCGGCTCGCCCGCCGTCTCATTACCGAATTTGGCATGAGTGAAAAACTTGGAGCCAGAACTTTTGGTGAAAAGGAAGAAATGATTTTCCTTGGTCGGGAAATCCACGAACAGCGCGATTATAGTGAAAAGGTTGCCGAAACGATTGATCAAGAAATCAACCATTTAATTTCCGAAGCCGCAAAAACAGCTCTGGAAATAATCAGAAAAAAGAAAAATAAACTTGAAGAAATTGTGAAAATTTTGCTTGAAAAGGAAACTATTGAAAAAGAAGCGTTTGAAGCAATATTTAAATAA
- a CDS encoding sigma-70 family RNA polymerase sigma factor yields the protein MENNSDEKLIRQYLKGDKESLEILVKKYLKPVYSFVRYLVGDDISAEDITQEVFVRAWKNLKKFDIKKNFKTWIFSIAKNAAVDYLRKKKAVPFSAFDNDDGGNMIAETLTDPAPLPSETTEQADTAHLLRAAMKNLSENHQTVLYLKYYSCLTFKKISELTGVPLHTAKSRHRRALAALRDALTEIL from the coding sequence ATGGAAAATAATTCTGACGAAAAATTAATAAGACAATATTTAAAAGGTGATAAAGAGTCGCTCGAAATTTTGGTTAAAAAATATTTAAAACCAGTTTATAGTTTTGTTCGTTATTTGGTGGGCGATGATATTAGCGCCGAAGATATTACTCAGGAAGTTTTTGTTAGGGCATGGAAAAATTTAAAAAAATTTGATATAAAAAAGAATTTTAAAACCTGGATTTTTAGCATTGCAAAAAACGCTGCAGTGGATTATTTAAGGAAGAAAAAAGCCGTGCCGTTTTCGGCGTTTGATAATGATGACGGCGGAAACATGATTGCCGAGACACTTACTGATCCAGCACCGCTTCCTAGCGAGACAACTGAGCAGGCCGATACGGCTCATCTGCTCCGAGCCGCAATGAAAAATTTGTCGGAAAATCATCAGACAGTTCTTTATTTAAAATATTATAGTTGTCTGACTTTCAAAAAAATTTCTGAATTAACCGGCGTTCCGCTTCATACCGCCAAAAGCCGTCATCGCCGGGCGCTGGCCGCTCTTCGCGACGCTCTTACCGAAATTTTGTAA